In one window of Rhodoglobus vestalii DNA:
- a CDS encoding TetR/AcrR family transcriptional regulator: protein MVSTETPRDQLRGRETKQRVLAAAAAEFAEYGVAGARINRIAQTAKASKERIYAWFGDKDALFDHVMQTGLDQLARAVPIDADLVEYTVRLHTYFVSEEAAQRVTMWAWLHDVEKLGAFSQARVEGYRHKLAVIRDAQERGIVDATWKPEELLALLLAVASNWERAPAELRSLGSAEFAEDDATRAESVRAAARRLVEPRR from the coding sequence GTGGTTTCAACAGAAACGCCGCGGGATCAGCTCCGTGGCCGGGAAACAAAACAGCGAGTTCTTGCGGCCGCCGCCGCCGAATTCGCTGAGTACGGCGTGGCCGGCGCGCGCATCAATCGCATCGCCCAGACAGCGAAAGCGAGCAAGGAGCGCATCTACGCTTGGTTTGGTGACAAGGACGCGCTCTTCGATCACGTGATGCAAACGGGCCTCGACCAACTTGCCCGTGCTGTGCCCATTGATGCCGACCTCGTCGAATACACGGTGCGACTGCACACCTACTTTGTGTCAGAAGAGGCTGCCCAGCGCGTCACCATGTGGGCGTGGCTGCACGATGTCGAAAAACTTGGCGCTTTTTCGCAAGCTCGGGTGGAGGGATACCGGCACAAGCTTGCCGTCATCCGTGATGCTCAAGAGCGCGGCATCGTGGATGCCACATGGAAACCAGAGGAACTGCTTGCCCTGCTGCTTGCTGTCGCCAGCAATTGGGAGCGAGCGCCGGCAGAACTGCGATCACTGGGATCCGCCGAGTTCGCCGAAGACGACGCTACGCGAGCCGAGTCAGTGCGTGCAGCAGCGCGGCGTCTTGTTGAGCCTCGGCGCTAA
- a CDS encoding type 1 glutamine amidotransferase domain-containing protein, producing the protein MTNVLMVLSAASHWTLADGTQHPTGVWAEEFLEPHRIFTEAGWKIQLASPGGSAPTFDPTSLSEAGAGSAERVHEFEQRISALDSVLQHPLRLDAVNIGDYDVIFYPGGHAPMEDLAVDEDSGQLIVEAVKSNTTLGVLCHAPAALLAAHDRSNGEWVLKGRKMTGFANSEEHIGGLADKAKWLVETRLVDLGADYSQAAEPFAPYVVVDGELYTGQNPASSVAVAERIVADKS; encoded by the coding sequence ATGACAAACGTACTCATGGTTCTTTCGGCAGCATCGCACTGGACTCTCGCCGACGGCACTCAGCACCCCACTGGTGTCTGGGCTGAAGAATTTCTTGAGCCGCACCGCATCTTCACCGAAGCCGGCTGGAAGATTCAGCTCGCGAGCCCCGGCGGAAGCGCGCCAACGTTCGACCCCACAAGCCTGAGCGAGGCGGGTGCGGGTTCGGCCGAACGTGTCCACGAATTTGAGCAACGCATCAGCGCTCTCGACTCGGTGTTGCAACATCCGCTGCGGTTGGATGCCGTCAACATCGGTGACTACGACGTGATCTTCTACCCTGGCGGACACGCCCCCATGGAAGACCTCGCCGTCGACGAAGACTCCGGTCAGCTCATCGTTGAGGCCGTGAAGTCGAACACCACACTCGGGGTGCTCTGCCACGCCCCGGCCGCGCTGCTGGCAGCTCATGACAGGTCGAATGGCGAGTGGGTTCTCAAAGGCCGCAAAATGACCGGCTTTGCCAACAGCGAGGAACACATTGGCGGACTCGCCGATAAGGCCAAGTGGCTTGTAGAAACTCGTCTTGTCGATCTTGGTGCCGACTACTCCCAGGCCGCAGAGCCCTTCGCCCCCTACGTTGTGGTCGACGGCGAGCTATACACCGGGCAGAACCCTGCATCATCTGTCGCCGTTGCCGAGCGCATCGTCGCCGACAAGTCGTAG
- a CDS encoding NADP-dependent oxidoreductase codes for MSTTTSTQWQLIARPTGEPTRDNVSPVQVELPELTTGEVRVRNTFLSVDPYMRGRMNEGRSYVAPYALNETMGGAAVGEVIESNAESLSVGTLVQHQLGWRDISQGPADQFTALPNVPGVSPSLFLSVLGITGITAWTGLTQIAELKHGDTVFVSGAAGGVGTMVGQIARLLGASRVVGSAGTAEKVELLTSKYGYDAAFNYRDGDVAGQLRKAAPDGIDVYFDNVGGEHLSAALGAFNDGGRAAICGAISLYNATADTGIQNSSNIVTRGLTLKGFTMPSYFHLAPQFAEAMRGWLSDGKIAYDETITDGIDNAFDAFTGMMNGANVGKAIVRL; via the coding sequence ATGAGCACCACGACCAGCACCCAATGGCAACTCATCGCTCGTCCCACCGGGGAGCCCACGCGCGATAACGTCTCCCCTGTTCAGGTGGAGCTGCCAGAACTCACCACGGGCGAAGTGCGCGTTCGCAACACGTTCCTTTCGGTTGATCCCTACATGCGCGGGCGCATGAATGAGGGCCGTTCGTACGTTGCCCCGTATGCACTCAACGAAACGATGGGTGGTGCGGCAGTCGGTGAAGTCATCGAGTCGAACGCTGAGTCACTGTCGGTTGGCACGCTCGTGCAGCATCAACTGGGGTGGCGCGACATCTCACAGGGCCCCGCCGACCAGTTCACGGCACTGCCAAACGTTCCGGGCGTCTCCCCTTCGCTGTTTCTCAGCGTTCTTGGCATTACAGGAATCACGGCCTGGACTGGCCTCACCCAGATCGCCGAGCTCAAGCACGGCGACACCGTCTTCGTTTCGGGCGCCGCTGGCGGCGTCGGCACCATGGTCGGTCAGATCGCACGCCTCCTCGGTGCATCCCGCGTCGTCGGCAGTGCCGGCACCGCCGAGAAGGTTGAACTGCTCACCAGCAAGTACGGCTATGACGCAGCATTCAACTACCGTGATGGGGATGTCGCTGGCCAGCTGAGAAAAGCGGCACCCGATGGCATCGATGTTTACTTCGATAACGTCGGTGGCGAACACCTCTCGGCGGCACTTGGAGCGTTCAATGACGGCGGTCGCGCAGCGATCTGTGGCGCAATTTCGCTCTATAACGCTACGGCTGACACCGGCATCCAGAACAGCTCAAACATTGTGACCCGTGGGCTCACCCTCAAGGGGTTCACAATGCCAAGCTACTTTCATCTCGCACCCCAGTTCGCTGAGGCAATGCGCGGCTGGCTCAGTGACGGCAAGATCGCGTACGACGAAACCATCACTGACGGCATCGACAACGCTTTCGATGCTTTCACCGGCATGATGAATGGGGCCAACGTCGGCAAGGCAATCGTTCGCCTGTAG
- the heR gene encoding heliorhodopsin HeR has product MAKKVYSPEQQVDRLRTYNVVAGILHLLQAIGFAVVLTTLSTQVMFAVTADYLAGPPGVPIPPERVTVFEINIGIGVVVFLALSALFHFLISSPLFFGRYKNGLLQSRNYFRWTEYSLSSSIMIWLILAINGVTDIAALFAVFAVNAAMILFGALQEKYEQPGSGGLLPFIFGSMVGIVPWILILIYFLRPGSENEVAAPSFVVGIVISLFVFFNTFAINQWLQYKQIGKWKSYLQGERTYITLSLVAKTALAWQVFSGAIIPAIAS; this is encoded by the coding sequence ATGGCAAAGAAGGTCTATTCTCCCGAGCAGCAGGTAGATCGACTGCGCACCTACAACGTCGTCGCAGGCATTCTGCACCTCCTGCAGGCCATTGGTTTCGCGGTTGTACTCACCACGCTCAGCACGCAAGTCATGTTTGCGGTGACGGCAGACTATTTGGCTGGCCCTCCCGGCGTACCGATCCCACCCGAGCGAGTGACGGTCTTTGAAATCAACATCGGTATCGGGGTTGTCGTATTCCTTGCGCTCAGCGCGCTCTTCCATTTCCTCATCTCGAGCCCACTATTTTTCGGCCGCTACAAGAATGGTCTGCTGCAGAGCCGCAACTACTTCCGCTGGACAGAGTACTCACTGAGCTCATCGATCATGATCTGGCTCATCCTGGCCATCAACGGCGTGACCGACATCGCCGCACTGTTCGCCGTGTTTGCCGTAAATGCTGCAATGATCCTCTTCGGGGCACTCCAAGAGAAGTACGAGCAGCCCGGATCAGGGGGGCTGCTGCCCTTCATCTTTGGCTCCATGGTAGGAATCGTGCCGTGGATCCTGATCCTCATCTACTTCTTGCGCCCCGGAAGCGAAAACGAGGTTGCTGCTCCCAGCTTCGTCGTCGGTATCGTCATTTCGCTGTTTGTGTTCTTCAACACCTTCGCGATCAACCAGTGGCTCCAGTACAAGCAGATCGGCAAGTGGAAGAGCTACCTGCAGGGCGAGCGCACCTACATCACGTTGAGCTTGGTCGCCAAGACAGCACTCGCCTGGCAAGTGTTCTCGGGTGCGATCATCCCCGCAATCGCCAGTTAA
- a CDS encoding GNAT family N-acetyltransferase yields MRSSLRPRFLRGSSLKHTVQAPTLHTERLVLRPHRIADAARWYEIQSSPDVLAYTSWPERDAAQSRIHLKERTRHVVLKQANDFLALAIEHDGQLIGDVGLHLRSIVSTSRTAEISWILHPEHYGHGFAAEATSAMMNFAFEQVQIQFLVAVIEAPNAASIVLAERLGFQKMAHDGDSLGFVAGNIR; encoded by the coding sequence ATGAGATCAAGCCTCCGCCCGCGGTTCTTGCGGGGCTCATCTCTCAAGCACACGGTGCAGGCTCCGACGCTTCACACCGAGCGTCTCGTGTTGCGGCCCCACCGAATAGCCGACGCTGCACGCTGGTACGAGATCCAGTCGTCCCCCGACGTCCTGGCATATACGTCCTGGCCCGAACGAGATGCCGCTCAGTCGCGCATCCATCTAAAAGAACGCACAAGACACGTGGTGTTGAAACAGGCGAATGACTTTTTGGCGTTAGCCATTGAACATGATGGCCAACTCATCGGAGACGTTGGGCTTCATCTGCGCTCGATCGTCTCAACGAGTCGCACAGCTGAAATCAGCTGGATCCTGCACCCAGAGCACTACGGTCACGGGTTTGCCGCCGAGGCTACGTCGGCAATGATGAATTTTGCGTTCGAACAGGTGCAGATCCAGTTCCTAGTGGCGGTAATTGAAGCCCCCAACGCCGCGTCAATCGTTCTTGCCGAGCGTCTAGGGTTTCAGAAAATGGCACACGATGGCGACTCTTTAGGATTTGTTGCCGGCAATATTCGGTAG
- a CDS encoding low temperature requirement protein A codes for MNTTPKAPRLPPFGIRRNLLRPDGGERSVRVTHIELLFDLIFVFALTQLSRYLYENQSPTGALQSAVLVLALWWVWVYTTWVTNWLDPARLPVRAAVIGLALVGLIMSVSIFESFGDRGLTFAIAYVVLQIGRTVFMIAAVARHDRDLSRDFVGVLLWLAASGVFWILGGLVSIEFRIWFWLIALGIEYLSGAVGFRLPGRGSARVEDWNISGPHIAQRSALFVIIALGESFLVTGFAFVAQESSVVGVASVLLAFVNAVTLWWLYFDHAERAGAKAIARADKPGRIGSRAYTYTHAIIIAGIVLGSVADKEVLGHPDDAMKISTAIVIAGGPLLCLVGLTVFRWIVVREMLLSHIVGAALMVVTFAASAGMTPFVLFAVMTAILVATAAWETITRVRAGGDDEQAG; via the coding sequence GTGAACACAACGCCGAAGGCACCCCGACTGCCCCCTTTCGGGATACGCCGCAACCTGCTCCGACCGGATGGTGGCGAGCGAAGCGTGCGGGTCACGCACATTGAGCTGCTGTTCGACCTCATTTTCGTGTTTGCTCTCACCCAGTTATCGCGCTACCTCTACGAGAACCAGTCACCAACCGGTGCCCTTCAGTCCGCAGTGCTCGTGCTCGCTCTCTGGTGGGTTTGGGTTTACACAACATGGGTAACTAATTGGCTTGACCCGGCACGTCTTCCAGTGCGTGCCGCGGTCATCGGGCTCGCGCTCGTCGGACTCATCATGAGCGTCTCAATCTTTGAATCATTCGGCGATCGTGGTCTGACCTTCGCGATCGCGTACGTCGTGCTCCAGATCGGCCGCACAGTATTCATGATCGCCGCCGTAGCCCGCCATGATCGCGACCTGTCCCGCGATTTCGTCGGCGTCCTCCTTTGGCTTGCTGCGTCGGGTGTCTTTTGGATTCTCGGCGGACTCGTGTCGATCGAATTTCGCATCTGGTTCTGGCTCATCGCGCTCGGGATCGAATACCTGTCGGGAGCGGTGGGATTCAGGCTTCCCGGCCGAGGTTCGGCGCGGGTCGAAGACTGGAATATCTCCGGTCCGCACATCGCCCAACGCAGCGCCCTGTTCGTCATCATCGCGCTTGGGGAATCGTTTCTCGTTACCGGCTTTGCGTTCGTTGCCCAAGAGTCTTCCGTCGTCGGCGTCGCCTCTGTCCTGCTCGCATTCGTCAACGCGGTGACCCTGTGGTGGCTCTATTTCGACCACGCTGAGCGTGCAGGGGCAAAAGCGATCGCTCGTGCCGACAAGCCGGGTCGAATTGGGAGTCGCGCGTACACCTACACTCACGCCATTATTATTGCGGGGATTGTGCTCGGTTCGGTGGCAGACAAAGAGGTCCTCGGGCATCCGGATGACGCAATGAAAATCTCGACCGCAATCGTGATCGCCGGTGGACCATTGCTCTGCCTCGTCGGACTCACCGTGTTCCGCTGGATCGTTGTGCGCGAAATGCTCTTGTCGCACATCGTGGGCGCCGCGCTCATGGTCGTTACCTTCGCGGCATCCGCGGGGATGACGCCGTTCGTGCTCTTCGCCGTGATGACCGCGATTCTGGTGGCGACGGCGGCGTGGGAAACCATCACCCGCGTGCGCGCAGGGGGAGATGATGAGCAGGCAGGGTAG
- a CDS encoding GPGG-motif small membrane protein, whose product MATLLWIIAAILVISGIFALFRRQILWGIVLIVVGLLVGPGGVSLFT is encoded by the coding sequence ATGGCAACACTTCTCTGGATCATCGCGGCAATCCTCGTTATTTCTGGCATTTTCGCACTCTTTCGCCGCCAGATCCTCTGGGGTATTGTTCTCATCGTCGTGGGACTGCTGGTTGGTCCAGGCGGTGTGAGCCTCTTCACTTAA
- a CDS encoding CPBP family intramembrane glutamic endopeptidase, translated as MSSSRARPAFAPWGFFLVTFGFSWAVWCVPVLMHFGLLPAREGGALVWLPFLGAFGPMVGALVMLRRENGRGAPWAHLRRVIQMSNSLRWYVMPVLLFGVVGLVVWGAPLLWGGTPQASFLPTPWVIPAVVVFMVYLGGGQEEIGWRGFALDRLLNRHNDLVASLILGVVWALWHVPLWFMAGTSQGFMPFGAFLIMILSLSVILTWVYVESGRSMFLAMWTHGVANAYMAIFPVLVLAAVNQYLYWIFCCVLAVVAVSITLVRGASRRSGGTPN; from the coding sequence TTGAGTTCGAGTCGTGCGCGCCCGGCCTTCGCTCCGTGGGGCTTCTTCCTGGTCACCTTCGGGTTCAGTTGGGCCGTCTGGTGTGTCCCGGTGCTGATGCACTTCGGCCTTCTGCCGGCCCGGGAAGGCGGGGCTCTGGTCTGGCTGCCCTTCCTGGGTGCCTTCGGGCCGATGGTCGGCGCCCTGGTAATGCTCCGACGCGAGAACGGCCGAGGCGCCCCTTGGGCACATCTACGGCGTGTCATTCAGATGAGCAACTCGCTACGTTGGTACGTGATGCCGGTGCTGCTCTTCGGAGTGGTGGGGCTCGTCGTCTGGGGCGCTCCGCTTCTGTGGGGAGGTACTCCGCAGGCCTCGTTCCTGCCGACTCCGTGGGTGATTCCCGCCGTTGTGGTGTTCATGGTGTACCTGGGTGGTGGCCAGGAGGAGATCGGATGGCGAGGATTCGCGCTCGACCGATTGCTGAACCGACACAACGACCTGGTCGCGAGTCTGATCCTGGGTGTGGTGTGGGCGCTCTGGCACGTGCCGCTCTGGTTCATGGCCGGCACCTCTCAGGGCTTCATGCCCTTCGGCGCCTTCCTGATCATGATCTTGTCATTGTCGGTCATCCTGACCTGGGTCTACGTGGAGAGCGGCCGTTCGATGTTCCTGGCGATGTGGACTCATGGGGTGGCGAACGCCTACATGGCGATCTTCCCGGTTCTTGTCCTTGCCGCCGTCAACCAGTACCTGTACTGGATCTTCTGCTGCGTCCTTGCGGTGGTAGCCGTAAGCATCACCTTGGTGCGCGGCGCCTCGCGGCGCTCGGGCGGAACGCCTAACTAG
- a CDS encoding nuclease-related domain-containing protein, translated as MVTWLAEVGRDRQFDARTDVCDAAVGAWLDGLVSQSIRVMHDRRIPRSKTNIDHIVVTPGGAWVIDTKRYAGKAPEKRVEGGIIPPRVELLIYRGGDKSKLVEGVQNQVEHMRGAVGDVPVHRMLCFVDSDWGFFPDAFTVNGVHVVWPRKLAAMLEKIGEPVVDRISAARLLVWAHD; from the coding sequence ATGGTCACCTGGCTTGCCGAGGTAGGTCGAGATCGGCAGTTCGACGCTCGCACAGATGTGTGTGATGCGGCCGTGGGGGCTTGGCTTGACGGGTTGGTGTCGCAGAGCATCCGGGTCATGCATGATCGGCGCATTCCGCGCTCGAAAACCAACATTGACCACATCGTGGTGACGCCGGGCGGGGCGTGGGTAATCGACACCAAGCGGTATGCGGGCAAGGCGCCCGAGAAGCGTGTCGAGGGCGGAATCATTCCTCCGCGGGTCGAGCTGCTGATCTATCGGGGTGGCGACAAGTCGAAGCTCGTCGAGGGCGTGCAGAATCAGGTCGAGCACATGCGGGGTGCCGTCGGCGACGTGCCCGTGCACAGGATGCTGTGCTTCGTCGACTCCGACTGGGGGTTCTTTCCCGACGCGTTCACGGTCAACGGGGTGCACGTGGTGTGGCCGCGCAAGCTGGCGGCGATGCTCGAGAAGATTGGTGAGCCGGTGGTTGACAGGATCTCTGCTGCCAGGCTCTTAGTCTGGGCACACGACTAG
- a CDS encoding NAD-dependent epimerase/dehydratase family protein — protein MANYLIAGAGSVGKTLAARLISRGDSVLVASRSGTSVDGAQTVTVDVTNSASLAAAAQSCETIFLATSPIDYHRWPELWPPMFQSTIDAAHQSGAKLVIVGNLYAYGEDSAMPMTEQSPLLTKETKGRVRKDGWELALAAHQRGDIQAVEVRASDYFGPGAGKTAQLGAGFFRPVMAGKKVSIFGSATEKHSWTFLDDFASTLIAASDYEGEWGRPWLVPTDEPLTREEIAARINAQTGNSAKVASFGSVLLRTLAIFSPGIRAANDSAYQFNRPFVVDATETTNLLGVTATKWQDALATTVAWYRENPA, from the coding sequence ATGGCCAACTACTTGATCGCTGGCGCCGGATCCGTCGGCAAGACCCTCGCAGCTCGTCTCATCTCTCGCGGAGACAGCGTGCTGGTTGCCAGCCGCTCCGGCACGTCAGTCGACGGCGCCCAAACCGTGACGGTGGACGTGACAAACTCCGCCTCGCTGGCTGCTGCTGCGCAAAGCTGCGAAACCATCTTTCTGGCGACCAGCCCAATCGACTACCACCGCTGGCCAGAATTGTGGCCTCCGATGTTCCAGTCGACAATTGATGCTGCCCATCAAAGCGGGGCGAAATTGGTGATCGTCGGCAACCTCTACGCATACGGTGAGGATTCTGCGATGCCAATGACAGAACAGAGCCCGCTTCTGACGAAGGAGACCAAAGGTCGAGTGAGGAAAGACGGCTGGGAGCTTGCGCTCGCCGCACACCAACGTGGTGACATCCAGGCCGTCGAAGTGCGCGCCAGTGACTACTTCGGCCCGGGTGCGGGGAAAACGGCACAACTTGGAGCCGGTTTCTTCAGGCCTGTGATGGCAGGGAAGAAGGTGAGTATCTTCGGCAGCGCCACCGAAAAGCACAGCTGGACCTTCCTCGACGACTTCGCAAGCACACTGATCGCAGCCTCAGACTACGAAGGGGAATGGGGCCGACCGTGGCTGGTTCCCACTGACGAGCCACTCACGCGCGAGGAAATCGCCGCTCGAATCAATGCCCAGACGGGTAACTCCGCGAAAGTCGCCTCATTCGGGTCGGTTCTCCTCCGGACATTGGCCATCTTTTCGCCAGGAATTCGGGCGGCAAACGACTCCGCTTACCAATTCAATCGACCGTTCGTGGTGGACGCCACGGAGACCACCAATCTGCTCGGCGTGACCGCAACGAAGTGGCAAGACGCGCTTGCGACGACAGTAGCGTGGTACCGAGAAAACCCGGCATAG
- a CDS encoding SGNH/GDSL hydrolase family protein yields the protein MYFALGDSPAQGIGTATLDFSHVGLLGARLQRHSGRTVQVVNTSRYGAQLKDVIAEQLPLLDEYEPDPVTLSIGANDMRTLELDAFRALDVKEP from the coding sequence CTGTACTTCGCGCTTGGCGACTCGCCGGCGCAGGGCATCGGCACCGCGACGCTCGACTTCTCGCACGTGGGCTTGCTCGGCGCGAGGCTCCAGCGGCACAGCGGGCGCACCGTGCAGGTCGTCAACACCTCCCGCTATGGGGCACAACTGAAGGACGTCATCGCCGAGCAGCTGCCCCTGCTCGACGAGTACGAACCCGACCCGGTCACGCTGTCGATCGGCGCCAACGACATGCGCACCTTAGAACTCGACGCATTCCGTGCGCTGGATGTGAAAGAACCGTGA
- a CDS encoding serine hydrolase domain-containing protein, protein MSRRALLAAGAGLSAAGLLALVGPHPIGPASGCTGDAALLARAEPHLRGLNRVALAYIDGDTTTYAGIGAGERMRFGIGSLSKTFCGAVLMDMVAKDEVRLDTTVGELIDANQSDVADVTLRELASHTSGLPDFTAHETSSSNAWFGLLHADGSRQDAADTVADILGQQLTDRGTYSYSTDGIALLAHVLGRRAGTTYKKLLTERILTPFDLTDTSLPVTRAGLPDGWEKGLLGGRPAEPWTLNGLAPGGGMWSSCADLATWMRLTRDGLQPGAAGLQPVAPAPLLPWLPDAKIAITWVLATTPAGDDLIFHNGLTGSHHSYVGYCPRTGRGLAYLVNSAPSGEQLLMLQGDLVGTLLDEGV, encoded by the coding sequence ATGTCGAGGAGGGCTTTGCTCGCTGCCGGGGCGGGCCTAAGCGCAGCGGGCCTGCTCGCTTTGGTCGGGCCTCATCCGATTGGTCCGGCATCGGGCTGCACTGGAGACGCCGCATTGCTGGCGCGTGCGGAGCCTCACCTGCGCGGGCTCAATAGGGTTGCACTCGCCTACATCGACGGCGACACCACTACGTACGCTGGCATTGGCGCCGGCGAGCGGATGCGGTTCGGGATCGGCTCCCTGTCCAAGACGTTTTGCGGGGCGGTCCTGATGGACATGGTCGCGAAAGACGAGGTAAGGCTGGATACGACAGTCGGCGAACTGATCGATGCGAACCAATCGGACGTGGCCGACGTGACATTGCGGGAGCTCGCCTCGCACACCTCGGGCCTGCCCGACTTCACCGCACACGAGACCAGCAGCAGCAATGCATGGTTCGGCCTGCTCCACGCCGACGGCTCACGCCAGGACGCAGCGGACACCGTGGCCGACATTCTTGGCCAGCAGTTGACGGACCGAGGAACCTACTCATACTCCACGGACGGAATTGCCCTACTCGCCCATGTGCTGGGCCGCCGGGCAGGAACGACGTACAAGAAGCTCCTTACCGAACGGATCCTTACGCCATTCGACCTGACAGATACCTCCCTGCCCGTCACCCGGGCCGGTCTACCCGACGGATGGGAAAAGGGACTACTCGGCGGCCGCCCCGCCGAGCCGTGGACCCTTAACGGCCTCGCACCCGGCGGCGGCATGTGGTCCAGTTGCGCGGACCTCGCCACCTGGATGCGTTTGACCAGGGACGGGCTCCAGCCCGGAGCGGCCGGGCTTCAGCCGGTGGCACCAGCACCGCTGCTGCCATGGTTGCCCGACGCAAAGATCGCCATCACCTGGGTCCTCGCCACAACACCGGCAGGAGACGACCTCATCTTCCACAACGGACTCACCGGGTCTCACCACTCATACGTCGGCTACTGCCCCCGGACCGGGCGCGGACTGGCCTACCTCGTCAACTCCGCACCCAGCGGAGAACAACTGCTGATGCTGCAAGGCGACCTCGTGGGGACCCTCCTCGACGAAGGGGTCTAG
- a CDS encoding IS256 family transposase, whose protein sequence is MALDQSALLDLLARLKVTDVTDRIRAATEKLYQELIDAEASAFIGATPFQRTTHRNGTHRNGTHRNGTRPRTLTTTAGDLELSIPKLRQGTFFPALLERRRRVGQALFAVVMEAYLHGVSTRKVDDLVKALGADSGISKSEVSRICAGLDEEVAQFRDRDLAALDFPYVFLDATYCKARVNHRIVSQAVPVAVGVAADGRREVLGFDVGDTENEAFWTAFLRSSKTRGLGGVALVMSDAHSGLKKAISTVFQGASWRRCRVHFMRNVLAVAPKGSQDMVASVIRTVFAQPDAEHISKQFTEVVAMLGLSHPKVAAMLDDARHDLLAFAGFPQRHWRQIWSTNPLERVNKEIKRRTDVVGVFPNPAALLRLAGSVLVEQHDEWEAGDRRYFSAASMLELKAMNVASETIEEVNPIPELTAA, encoded by the coding sequence ATGGCTCTTGACCAGTCTGCACTGCTTGATCTGCTTGCCCGACTGAAAGTCACCGACGTCACTGACCGTATTCGCGCCGCGACCGAGAAGCTCTATCAAGAGCTGATCGATGCCGAAGCGTCCGCGTTCATCGGCGCCACCCCATTCCAACGCACCACCCACCGCAACGGCACCCACCGCAACGGCACCCACCGCAACGGCACCCGCCCTCGAACGTTGACAACGACCGCCGGGGATTTAGAGCTGTCGATCCCGAAGCTTCGACAGGGAACCTTCTTCCCGGCATTGTTGGAGCGTCGCCGCCGAGTCGGCCAGGCCCTGTTCGCGGTGGTGATGGAGGCATATCTTCACGGGGTCTCCACTCGGAAGGTTGATGATCTCGTGAAGGCTCTCGGCGCTGATTCTGGGATCTCGAAGTCGGAGGTCTCAAGAATCTGCGCGGGTTTAGACGAGGAGGTCGCCCAATTCCGGGACCGGGATCTGGCCGCGCTGGACTTCCCGTATGTGTTTCTCGACGCCACCTATTGCAAAGCTCGCGTGAACCATCGGATCGTGTCCCAAGCGGTCCCCGTCGCCGTTGGTGTTGCTGCGGACGGGCGCCGCGAAGTGCTCGGCTTCGACGTGGGAGACACCGAGAATGAGGCATTCTGGACCGCGTTCCTGCGGTCGTCGAAAACCCGCGGCCTGGGCGGGGTGGCGTTGGTGATGTCTGATGCGCACTCGGGGTTGAAGAAAGCGATCAGCACCGTCTTTCAGGGTGCCAGTTGGCGACGCTGCCGGGTGCATTTCATGCGCAACGTGCTCGCTGTGGCGCCCAAGGGCAGCCAAGACATGGTGGCCTCGGTCATCCGCACAGTCTTCGCGCAACCCGACGCTGAACACATCAGCAAGCAGTTCACCGAAGTCGTTGCGATGTTGGGCCTCTCCCACCCCAAGGTCGCGGCCATGCTTGACGACGCACGACACGACCTGCTCGCGTTTGCCGGATTCCCGCAACGGCATTGGCGTCAGATTTGGTCAACGAACCCGCTGGAACGCGTCAACAAAGAGATCAAACGCCGCACTGACGTCGTGGGTGTGTTCCCGAACCCGGCCGCCCTGTTGCGTCTGGCAGGTTCGGTACTGGTCGAGCAGCACGACGAATGGGAAGCCGGCGACCGCCGCTATTTCTCTGCAGCCTCGATGCTGGAACTGAAGGCCATGAACGTCGCCAGCGAAACCATCGAGGAGGTGAACCCCATCCCCGAACTCACCGCCGCGTAA